Genomic window (Zingiber officinale cultivar Zhangliang chromosome 2B, Zo_v1.1, whole genome shotgun sequence):
TCTGAATCGAGTATATACAAGAAACACATCTTGGATGAGGAATCATATTTCATTCGATTCACCGAATATAACTCAATGAACAAAGTACAACTTACTTGATATTTTTCACGATATCTTTTCACTGCAGCTGCATGAGATAGGATAAGATTATGTGCTGCAATATAAGGCTCAATGGTTGAGTTTCCCCCAGCTGTACAACCAGTACATCTCCCTGGGGCATGAAGACCGTCATCATACCCAAGAGCTGCTATACACCTAGGTTCATTAAAGGTGAACCAATTCTTGACTCTATCACCAAATCTCTCAAAGCAAAAATCAGCATAGTTCGCAAATGCATCCCTAAAATAcatatcaaataatataaaaaaattatcaaataggTTCAACTACTAATGAATATAAAAAAAACATGGTTCATAACCTTTAAAACTTACACTATCTTTGGGCTTAACCAACCCAAGTACTCCTCATTAAGAGCCAAAGGAAGATCGTAGTGATAAAGATTTACATATGGAGTAATGCCTATTTCAaaccaaaaaattttaaaacatatatatatgAGAAATATATTGCTCATTGCTAAATTGAAATTTTAACATACCTTGTTGTATCAAATAATCAATTAGCCTATCGTAATAATCTACACCTTCCCAATTGACTTTACCCGTTCCATCTAGATGAGAAATTTTATATGAAAAATGTACTTAAATTGAAAGTTCAAATTGAatataacaaaataaaaaacacaGATATATTCATTACTTGGAAATATTCTACTCCAAGAAATTGAGAATCGATACGCATCAAAATTGAAATCTTTCATGATATCAACATCTTCCTGCATGATCATTTGGTCATAAattgaagagagaaaaaaaacaacTTTAAAATGCATATATCTTACAAATTGAATTCCTTCACGATGTCAATATATTAAAAATGCATATATCTTACAAGCTTCAGCTCAATTATGACACATCAGACAATAATAGTACAAGGGACACAAGTAAAGATAGAACGTGTATGCTTTTTTATAATGTAACCAAGCCTTGCAATCCTTTTTATGATCTTTTCTCTAATGTGTCATGCTTTTTTATAATGGATACATAATGTAATTAAAGCAGATTTATGGTTTGATGCTGTTTTCAAATTCGACCTGCACTAAATCAGTTACTATTTTGTTCTTGTAATTACAATTGACAGAAAAAACAAAGAGGGAATATGAACAAAATGTTAGAGAAAGGATAACCTTATAATGATGGTACTCGTCAACTGTAACATCAGCGGTAGCGTTGCCGGCGATTGTATCTGCATTCACCCGAGAAAAAGCCCTCTTTAAACATTACGCAACACCTCAACATTAACCCCAATAAATCTGAAGAGGATACGAAGCATAGAAACAGAAACAGATCACGATCAAAAATTACTTGGGATTCTAACGAATGTGTCCCAAATGCTGGGTCCTCTTCCTCCTTTGAGCGCCATCCCTTCCACTTGGTAAGCAGATGCCGCTGTCCCAAACACGAATCCCTCTGGGAAGGCTTCGCGGCTGAGACTATGGCTGGCATTGGAGGCATGACTTGGCTCGAAAGTGAGTAAAAGGAAGAAGACGATGAAGGAAGAAAAGCGGAAGAGTGATGAGGATCTCTGAAAATCCATCTCTAAGAGGCGGATGAAGAGACAATGGAACAAAGAGGAGGTGGGAGTGCGTTTATATAGTGGAGCGTGAGTAAGTAGAGATAAGGATTATaattaatcataaaaaaaaattcattagtAAAAAAAAGTTATGGATAAAATAAGTCGCCTATAGTAAAGATAAGGATCGTAGGAtaaaattttttgatatttttatctaatgaaaaaaaaattagtgtCATACGCTAAACTTGTTTTGAATCACATAGATTTGAATTAATTAACGAGAAGAGTtagaaagatttataaaaaaatatttcaacgCTAAAAAGTTATAAAGatttatcataaaaatcattttaaaataattaattttgaaactgatttattttgattttttataaaaattttagataaaaaatgGTATGAGACTGTCATAGGGGCCACCTGGATGAAAAATGTAAAATCTATTTCTCACAGATCTAAAAAGAAAAATGATTAACCGGGTCAGGTAATATTAAACCTATAACGACCAATttaatttcataaaaatttccCACTTACCTATTTCTCATAGACCTAAGGCTACAATTAGGTTGGATAATGATGGACTAATCAAATAAATAGATCTAACGGATCAAGTAAATCGTATCCAGAATAATGTGTCAATAAAGAttaccaaatggtagatccctaggagggtaGCACTGAAAAGTGCACGTAGATGGTCGTAGCTCTAAAAAAGTCTGAATAATGGTAGGGGATAGCATGATATCAGTACTAGCTACCTTAGTAGTATAAGTAAGATCATCTATTCTAACTAAGTTGTTATAAAATtcagcacataaacttatgtttactgaactggtacagtaaacaaggttttgTAAATTATAGTGGTTAATAACCTATATAGCTGGAATACATGAGTGCAAGAAAAATTATCTATCTAAGCACCTAGTCCTGATCGGCATATAGATGGTAGactcaaacctaatcctaagttcgccaataggaaacctagggtcagcaCTAGCAGTAGAGGACCCAACATCAGATCTAcaacgtttcctaaattattaaaaaaaaacatactaaGCATAAATTCTGAAATATTTGAAAACTTAGGAAGAATTTTACCGAGGCATCGTGaataagatttttagaaataacgATCTCGGTTGACTCGCAGCAGCGTAATAATCGAAGAaacaaagaaaagttttaattagcAATTCCTCTCTCGTTAAGGCCCCCCCCCCTTCCTCTTTTATAgggaggtccgggcgctcagagTTTAGTGGGGGTGGGGCGCCTGGAGTACACTCCAAGCGCTTCGGATAgctataccaggggcgcccgcccctggtttttaactacgtaaaaaatatatatatttttaaaaaaatttaaagtttttttaaaaagaatttcttaaaataatttttaaagttttaaaaagaatttttaaagtttttaaaataatttttaaaataatttttaaagtttttaaaagaatttttaaagtttttaaaagaatttttaaaataatttttaaagtttttaaaataaattttaagttaatttaatttaaattaatgtaatttaatttaaattaatgtaatttaatttaatttaattttgatttggtttgattcgattcgatttggttcgattcgatttgaagtccttagtcatcgcgtggagctgattcgccgtttcaccttcatgcatttttatattaaaaattttatttaagagcaagtctcgtttggttaccttggcatTGCTCGTTCCctcatgcagctcgatcaatttgtcccacagctctttagcgtttttgtgtggaccgactctgtttagttcttctcttgttaatccgcactgtagagtattgattgctttattttctgttgatgccttcttcttcaagtctgctgtccagtcttcaggatccagtagattcccggagttgtctactggaattttgtagggtttcgtaatgctcatccactggtcgaagtctattttgaggtagacctccatccgctttttccagtacggaaaatcgtccccgttgaagagtggaggtcgtactgtgctgaatccttctgtctgagacattttagtcatgcgcacagacgaaagaaacaaaaaaatcccaagacttggtcttggattagtagtgcgggaagagaaaatagtagaaaaatctagattggtgttgcaccaatttagatttaattgaaaaaaatattaaaaaaatgataaaccagtttggagtttAAGTGTAAAATTGAAgaacacaaaaaaataaaatttcaaccccagtctgattggtggttgcaccaaatcagagcggtacctgctctgataccacttgtaggaccgttagattcgatagaggggggggggggggtgaatatcgattcgaaaagttgagtaaaaatacgcagcggaaaagtaaatgaacacagttgttttgacttcgttcggagcctgtgacgactcctactcgaaggcccgtggtccttgaccactttcgttaggcaatcactagcaattcgaatataattacaagatgaatacaggaaatgctaatgaaacaaagtaataccgacaaggaaattaactaaaaacagaaggagcactttgtcggagctttgttggcgtcgcagcagagcagcaggaccagcagtagaagagttctcagattgattattgattctgaagctcctgcctggggcttcttttatatgttgctccgggcgcctggattccttccgggcgcctggaatgtgacgtagctgctcaaaccgtgatgcttcacgtggcgacgactcggctggatataatttgccttccgggcgcctggatcccttccgggcgcccggaccaccttgttccagaaaactcccttttcctgcaaaacaaagttagtccgaggcaatatatatcctgaaacataaattgttagcacattttataatagtataaattagcacaaatagtatgacttagattctgtctttccgagaccggaatctagtcacgatctcgacttagatatccgaaatggatctaagccggatcgacgcctaatgttcacttcccgggaatgcgtcctcgcagtcactcccctccagggacttacctcacttaccagccagacgtccggtcagcccgtcgacccgtctggacttctcgccaagcgtccggtcagccccgtcgacccgcttggacttctcgccaagcgtccggtgagcctgtcgacccgcttggacttctcgccaagcgtccggtcagcccgtcgacccgcttggacttctcgccagctatccggtcagcccgtcgacctagctggacttcgtgtcagacatccggtcagcccgtcgacctgtctggacttctcctgcacactcgatcaaagtgtcagacaacaacaaaactaacagggcgctatttgtcattcatcaaaacctgggttaaatcgttagtgctaaccgcaccaacattctgtacttgtacaatttttatacagaaaaattgaaacagaacgaaattctaGCGCCCTCAATTATCTCGGTATAGTACGCTGCCTAATGAAAAGTAGCAATGTTTGGTAAATAATTGATCGAGTCTTTTGTCAAATCAGACTTGGTTATCCACCAAATAATGCTACTCTTCTTTAAGTAGCATGCTATACCAACAAAAGGTAATGCAAAACTGACGAAATACTGTGCAGGAGGAGAGAAGTGTAAACACCATGGCTGATCGAATGAATTGGATAAAAaatagataatgatataataattaataattttgaaaaaacaccattttaatattattttatttctatactTTTGAATGCGTtaactattaaatacttttattttatatattttaaaattaatatttacatattttttatttatatttttaaattaattaatttattgtatTAATTCACGCCAGATAATTTTGAATCTCAGACCCTTGGGAACTATTGAGCTGTGTCTTTctttttatgctaactttgtccaCCACCCGTGTCAACGAAGATGAAATCCATTCTACTCCCACAGGCATAATTGAGGTGATAAGTGGATGATTGCTTACCATATGAGATCTTGGGGTCGAATCTAGAGGCTCACAGGGCGTAAATCTCTGCACCTCATGTAATACCCTCTCATTTGCTTACCTCTTCATtcaccgtgatttatctcctctgtaCTAATCCTAGAGTGAGATAGCGTGGCAGCTGGGGTAAGCACTTCACCTTTTTCAATGTCCCAAGTGAGATCCATCCTTTTCTTAAGTGTTTTTTTTCTAGAGTTGATATTGTGATTGTGGTTCAAAGGAATATTATGAACTTATTGATAGCGTAGGTATGTGAATAGCTTTGTTCCGAAGAGTGAACCGTGTATTTGTTTATATCATTTTTGTAGCTGATAATTCAATGAGTGATTTTCATTATTTCTTTAGTCGGTGTAAAAAAAAACAACCGCCTAAAAATTTGATCCAACAAAAAAGTAACATTGAACCACAAACCTCCATAGATATCAAATACTCCCATATATCCAATGCGTAGGATGTACACATATGGGGATCTTCGCATAAAGTGATTTCATCAGTGAAAGTCGTCAGGTGGAGCTTTGCCTTCTTCTTGACCTTTGCCTTGCCCTTGAAACGAGGGACGGGGAGCTAGGAGGTGGTACTGGAGAGGAGCCGGAATTCGGCAAGGGTGAGCGCTTCGCCGTTTTCCATGTCCCATTTGAAAGCCAGCTAGGGAAGGGGTGCCGACGGCGGAGGTAGCAGAAGCAACTCTCTTGGCCGCAGCCTGAGAATAGCACAGGGTGATATTCTCCTTCTCTACAATGGACCAATTCCTCTTTCTCTCGATCTCTCAATTAGGTAAAGGATCAAGGTGGTGGAAGAAAGGTGCCGCCATATTTACAAGAGTTTGAGTTTGAGGGGGAAAAATGTTTTCcacttttttaaataataattttttaaaaaaataaaaataaaaataaaaatgatttcCTTTACAAAATTTTCATATTGTAATATTTtaatatgaatttttaaaaaatttaaaattttgtaagGATTTTTTAACTTGTACAATTAAGTTGAAATTGTCATTTGATTTGGTGTGCCACATAATTTTAGCGTGAGTTTACCTCAAAGGATATTAAATGGAGGCAGATCGCCAATGCCGGCTAGATAATCGCTCACGTTCGATGCTCATCCAACGACTTGTCTTATTCGATGCTCATCCAACAACTTGTCTTACTCGATACTCTTCGATGTTTACTCGATAAGATAGTACAAAGATTGCGGAAGACCAAAAATTGAATTAATATGCACTCAAAGATTTCACTTAAATTGTGCTTTTATTAAACAAACCCTAACAAGAAAGTCCAAACAACTTAATCTAAATCTAACTCGATCGCTCAATTTGACTTCctttgtagaatttttttgaaCCAATAAGCTGAATTCTTGGGGAATCGCTTCTCATTCTTGAAATCTACATATACTATACCAAATCTCGCTGTGTAGCCCAACGCCCATTCAAAGTTGTCGAGAAGAGACCATGCAAAATATCCTATCACTGTAGCGCCGTCATCCATAGCCCTCTTTAAGTTAGTAATGTAGCTCTTGAAGTAGTTAACTCTCGTTGTATCTTGCAAGACTTCTGGAAGAGTGGCATTTCCTGGTTGATCCATTCCTGTGATGAACAACTTTGTTAAGATGGATGAATGTTTGGATATTTTGGCAAACAAATTGATTAAGGTTTACCATTCTCAGCTAAAATGATGACGGGATTGCGATAAGTTTCCTTCACATAGGTTACGGCTTTGTAGAGTCCCCATGGAACTATGTAGAGCCAATACGAATTAGCCTAAAAGAACATTTAAATTCAATGTTAGTTTGATCGATCATAATAGAATGCACAAATTTTATCACCAAAAGACAAATCTATAGAACAATATCCATGAAATGCTACTCTTTTGTACGAAGCTCTAGTTGAGTATTATAGAAAAATTTTTTTGAAGAAATGacaatctttgaaaaaaaaacaaaataaatttacCAGGGGACCAATAGGTACACCATCTCGGTCATCTAAAAGATaatcaaaaaatatataatattagtataactaacataaagtatcatTGATTGAGTCATTATCGAAAAAGTTTGAGAAAATCTAACATTTGAATTCGACATGCCAGTCAGCTTGATAGCTAACAGGTTTTAGATCAACCACTCCGGCATCCTTCATATAGTAAGATGTATATTGATTGACCCCTACATAATCGTATGAACCTTTCACCATTTTTGCTTGTTCTTCAGTGAATTTAGGAAGTCTTTCTTTGACAATGACTTGCATTGATTCTGGATAGTGCCCATATGTTAGAGGGTGAAGGAACctacaaaaaaagaaacaaataaTTGAATAAATAAATCATCCTTTATtgtaatttaaattgaatttctcattaaatttaaaataaaaaatctcaaaTGAACTGCAATACGGTCTCACCATCCAATGTGGAAATCCCTAGCTCTTTGAGCTGCGGCTTTGTCTTGCACTGTGTAAGTATAAGGTTCATACCATACAAAATCCAAAAGGATTCCAATCATGCCTTGTTGTTCTTTCTGAATTGAGTATATACAAGAAACACATCTTGGATGAGGAATCATATTTCATTCGATTCACCAAATATAACTCAATGAACAAAGTACAACTTACTTGATATTTTTCACGATATCTTTTCACTGCAGCTGCATGAGATAGGATAAGATTATGTGCTGCAATATAAGGCTCAATGGTTGAGTTTCCCCCAGCTGTACAACCAGTACATCTCCCTGGGGCATGAAGACCGTCATCATACCCAAGAGCTGCTATACACCTAGGTTCATTAAAGGTGAACCAATTCTTGACTCTATCACCAAATCTCTCAAAGCAAAAATCAGCATAGTTCGCAAATGCATCCCTAAAATACTTATCAAATAATATAAACAAAATTATCAAATAGGTTCAACTACTGATGAATATAAAAAAACATAGTTCATAACCTTTAAAACTTACACTATCTTTGGGCTTAACCAACCCAAGTACTCCTCATTAAGAGCCAAAGGAAGATCGTAGTGATAAAGATTTACATATGGAGTAATACCTATTTCAaaccaaaattttttaaaacatatatatatgAGAAATATATTGCTCATTGCTAAATTGAAAATTTAACATACCTTGTTGTATCAAATAATCAATTAGCCTATCGTAATAATCTACACCTTCCCAATTGACTTTACCCGTTCCATCTAGATGAGAAATTTTATATGAAAAATGTACTTAAATTGAAAGTTCAAAATGAatataacaaaataaaaaacacatagaTATATTCATTACTTGGAAATATTCTACTCCAAGAGATTGAGAATCGATAGGCATCAAAATTGAAATGTTTCATGATATCAACATCTTCCTGCATGATCATTTGGTCATAAattgaagagagaaaaaaaaacaactttaAAATGCATATATCTTACAAATTGAATTCCTTCACGATGTCAATATATTAAAAATGCATATATCTTACAAGCTTCAGCTCAATTATGACACATCAGACAATAAAAGTACAAGGGACAGAAGTAAAGATAGAACGTGTATGCTTTTTTATAATGTAACCAAGCCTTGCAATCCTTTTTATGATCTTTTCTCTAATGTCATGTTTTTTTATAATGGATACATAATGTAATTAAAGCAGATTTATGGTTTGCTGCTAGCTGTTTTCAAATTCGACCTGACTAATTACAATTGACAGAAAAAACAAAGAGGGAATATGAACAAAATGTTAGAGAAAGGATAACCTTATAATGATGGTACTCGTCAACTGTAACATCAGCAGTAGCGTTGCCGGCGATTGTATCTGCATTCACCCGAGAAAAAGCCCTCTTTAACATTACGCAACACCTCAACATTAACCCACATAATCTGAAGAGGATACGAAGCATAGAAACAGAAACAGATCACGATCAAAAATTACTTGGGATTCTAACGAATGCGTCCCAAATGCTGGGTCCTCTTCCTCCTTTAAGCGCCATCCCTTCCACTTGGTAAGCAGATGCCGCTGTCCCAAACACGAATCCCTTTGGGAAGGCTTCGCGGCTGAGACTATGGCTGGCATTGGAGGCCTGACTTGGCTCGAAAGTGAGTAAAAGGAAGAAGACGATGAAGGAAGAGAAGCGAAAGAGTGATGGGGATCTATGGAAATCCATCTCTAAGAGGCGGATGAAGAGACAATGGAACAAAGATGAGGTGGGAGTGCGTTTATATAGTGGAGCGTGAGTAAGTAGAGATAAGGattataattaaatcataaaaaaaattcattagtAAAAAAGGTTATGGATAAAATAAGTTGCCTATAGTAAAGATAAGAATCGTAGGataattttttttgatatttttatctaatgaaaaaaaatattagtgtCATACGCTAAACTTGTTTTGAATCACATAGATTTGAATTAATTAACGAGAAGAGTtagaaagatttataaaaaaatatttcaacgCTAAAAAGTTATAAAGatttatcataaaaatcatttaaaaataattaattttaaaactgatttattttgattttttataaaaattttaggtAAAAAATGGTATGAGATAGCCGTAGGGGCCACCAGGATGAAAAATGTAAAATCTATTTCTCGCAGATCTAAAAAGAAAAATGATTAACCGGGTCAGGTAATATTAAACCTATAACGACCGATttaatttcataaaaatttccCACTTACCTATTTCTCATAGACCTAAGGCTACAATTAGGTTGGATAATGATGGATTAATGATCAAATAAATAGATCCAACAGATCAAGTAAATCGTATCCAGAGTACTGTGTCAATAaagatcaccaaatggtagatccctaagaTGGTAGCACTGAAAAGTGCACGTAGATGGTCGTAGCTCTAAAAAAGTCTGAATAATggtaggggatagcgtgatatcagtaccagCTACCCTAATAGTATAAGTAAGATCATCTATTCTAACTAAGTTGTTATAAAATTCAGCcattaaacttatgtttactgaactggtacagtaaacaaggttttgTAAATTATAGTGGTTAATAACCTATACAGCTGGAATACATGAGTGTAAGAAAAATTGACTATCTAAGCACCTAGTCCTGATAGGCAT
Coding sequences:
- the LOC122048083 gene encoding beta-glucosidase 26-like, with the translated sequence MDFHRSPSLFRFSSFIVFFLLLTFEPSQASNASHSLSREAFPKGFVFGTAASAYQVEGMALKGGRGPSIWDAFVRIPNTIAGNATADVTVDEYHHYKEDVDIMKHFNFDAYRFSISWSRIFPNGTGKVNWEGVDYYDRLIDYLIQQGITPYVNLYHYDLPLALNEEYLGWLSPKIVDAFANYADFCFERFGDRVKNWFTFNEPRCIAALGYDDGLHAPGRCTGCTAGGNSTIEPYIAAHNLILSHAAAVKRYREKYQKEQQGMIGILLDFVWYEPYTYTVQDKAAAQRARDFHIGWFLHPLTYGHYPESMQVIVKERLPKFTEEQAKMVKGSYDYVGVNQYTSYYMKDAGVVDLKPVSYQADWHVEFKYDRDGVPIGPLANSYWLYIVPWGLYKAVTYVKETYRNPVIILAENGMDQPGNATLPEVLQDTTRVNYFKSYITNLKRAMDDGATVIGYFAWSLLDNFEWALGYTARFGIVYVDFKNEKRFPKNSAYWFKKILQRKSN
- the LOC122048082 gene encoding beta-glucosidase 26-like, with protein sequence MDFQRSSSLFRFSSFIVFFLLLTFEPSHASNASHSLSREAFPEGFVFGTAASAYQVEGMALKGGRGPSIWDTFVRIPNTIAGNATADVTVDEYHHYKEDVDIMKDFNFDAYRFSISWSRIFPNGTGKVNWEGVDYYDRLIDYLIQQGITPYVNLYHYDLPLALNEEYLGWLSPKIVDAFANYADFCFERFGDRVKNWFTFNEPRCIAALGYDDGLHAPGRCTGCTAGGNSTIEPYIAAHNLILSHAAAVKRYREKYQKEQQGMIGILLDFVWYEPYTYTVQDKAAAQRARDFHIGWFLHPLTYGHYPESMQVIVKERLPKFTEEQAKMVKGSYDYVGVNQYTSYYMKDAGVVDLKPVSYQADWHVEFKYDRDGVPIGPLANSYWLYIVPWGLYKAVTYVKETYRNPVIILAENGMDQPGNATLPEVLQDTTRVNYFKSYITNLKRAMDDGATVIGYFAWSLLDNFEWALGYTARFGIVYVDFKNEKRFPKNSAYWFKKFLQRKSN